In the genome of Harmonia axyridis chromosome 4, icHarAxyr1.1, whole genome shotgun sequence, the window aagaagcgcgcggaaatgaaaacatatcagtaatacgatatttcactcaattcgcgagtttctcacaaataacgcacttcttatgtcccatagtgaatcagcgtttcatattaattcaaaatatattgaaatgaatacctaaatatatcataaattcagaaaacaaacttcaagcgcgccaaacgacgtcaAACAACcgtgacactaggagagcaaaagttgaaccttggatttcagcaggtagatacaaaaaaataataaatattctgcttattataaattcgacaattagaaaaaacgtcggatttcaaatattcaaatttacataccgggaatcactcaaataaatatatttcattcaatataataacgggtgtttttttcgaggtgtataactttaagttggcattactgtttaagatgacgaccgatttaacagctgtcaagtgatttattctcactttggtttggcaattcatcgttaatagactcacgcctgaacaacttttgcaaatagtgcaattttatttcgaaaataatggttctgtgcggaatacgtatcgcgcactacgtccattttattttgtttagcgatgaagcgcacttctggttgaatggctacgtcaacaaacaaaactgccgcatttgaagtgaagcttatcctcaagtgtatgtcgaaacaccgttacatccagaaaaactgactgtttggtgcgctttatgggctggtggattcattggtccgtacttcttcaaaaacgatgatggccagaacgttacagtcaatggtgatcggtatagagccatgattactaactttttcattcctgaattgaacaaccatgacgtccaggagctgtggttccaacaagacggcgcaacatgtgacacagctcgtgccacaatcgatttattgaaagacacgtttggtgaccgcctaatttcacgttttggacctgtgaattggccttcaagatcttgtgatttaccaccgctagactactttctgtggggctatgtaaagtcattggtctatgcggataagccacaaatatattgtatacttaatttcaaatttttggcaaataaatatcattattattattattattataacgataaagtaaaattgtggatttgaaaatatatcacaatccgacaacgtaatctaaccatgttggggacatgtaaatatATATGAATAAATTGCACTGTTTTGCACTGTCTATTCCTTATTGTAATGGGTCACATAGTGGCACATAAATATTCGAATTCAAGTGGCACAtaaatattcgaattcaaatgACTCAAAATTGATAATGAATAGGATACGACGATATAGAAATAGCATTCCaatttaaaaaatcaataacattGTGGAAGTGTGATCAATTGAATTAGACCAGATTTTTTACTCGACGTCTTTCTTTGAAACATTTCgcatttgggaaaaaattgaacgaTAAGAATATCCACTACTGCCAAGATTTTTCCAATTTCCACAGAATGAAGGAAATATCTCACATGTAAAGAACAAATAGTTCATTACTGTTGCATTTATCACACATCAAATAGTCGAATAGAAATTTGTACTATTTGCACGAGCATGATCTCTCTCTATCACATTAAAAACTGATAAGATAAAAAAGATAATTAAAACGATTCGAGCATCATTGCCAGCATTGCTAACATTTACTGAGGATATGAGTGCATGCCTATGCCGCATTTTCCATTGATAGTTTTCAAACGCTACTCAACTTAAGTCGTCTCAATTGAATTATCTTGTTATAAATTCCGCTTAATGCTCATTTGCAGCAATTTTAGGTTAGTGCTCGGCAAGTATGAGTCTGCTCAGACATTTTCGGGGTTCTAAGACTAAGGATGAGATATATGCAGATGTGGAACCCCAGGTTGGTTTCAAACTAGCTTTCAACAACAAAACTGGAGAGATGATGGTTATTGTATTAGGTGCGAAACAGTTGCCTACCAGCTATGGGAGCAACAAAACTCAGGGATATTTAATAAAGGTGAGAATAATTgtgatttgaatttattattattttaatacaaTTAAGTCTATACGCTAGTTTCTTCTGATAAGCTTGAAATGTATAATTCTCTCCAAGATTTGAGGAAGCTTCGAGGAAGTTTAAAGGGACGCATCTACTTTTGATTTTGTTTGGTCGGTATAAAATCGAATACAATCATTGCGAGTAAATCGATGAATTTAATGATATTtgtatgattttatttttttgaagagtTGAGATATTCTATGATACggtaaaacaaaatatttgggTGTGAAATTAACCCTAATTTTCGAGATTAAGTAATCAGTTACAGTAAATTTCGAGTCGAATAAGAgctcaaaaattacaataaactaaCTGGTGAAGAATTCGACTTAGGtatgatataattatttttttttcatctggaTGGATGTACAAACGATAACTTTCAAAAGAAAGACAAGTGTCAGAAACCTTAAGCGCCTTGTTAAGtcagatttgaaaatttatatactttatgatattttgattaatttattctgttcataaacattaatcgtttgacaaaaaaatcaatattaacTTCTTCAGGGGTGTTGCGAGTATTTTAGGCTCCTAAAGCAAAGAATTTTATTACGTCCCTGCTGCAAAAGCGTTTTTACTAATTGTTTCCTTCTAAAGCCGTTACTACAGGGCTTTTCGCTTTTTTCTGACGttgtacctacaataaattcatcATAATAATACTTCACCTGCCTGCTATTGCAGAAAAGTCAAatcgaataaaacaaaatatatgtTAAGTTGTCTATTtaccttataataataataataataaactttatttagcactcgtctattgaaaacaatacaaatgtaatccactaacttaattaatgGTAATTAATTATGTTTTTGTCGCTGTAGTCATCTTAACTTATTCCTGAATTTCATCGACGCTGATGAATAATGTATAAGTTCTATAAGTactatatctgattttcacatccacatgacactgcgtacgatcgaagattgattacctatcacaccactaAATACAAAGGgtggtagggcatgcaaagtttcagtattaTTGGGATTACAAAaatgtgttccgctgaaaacatttgacatttaacagttactagtttcgaatgcaaaattgtAGGTATTTtgaatatgttgaatgtgtaaacatcggcTTTCAAATTAATCGAATTCaaaggtagtgttgtttttcgtctttgtggaaTACATTATGATTtgatccctctttcaatgagggtaataggatattctgtttatattgttTGGGCTACCATGtgtatatttattatacaggtggtttggagatttttattgtaaggaatgttgacaaacgcagtggagcggaacaaccttatgttgttttttAGAATCAAAGATGGAATATGAAAAGGCatccagcaaactgggccgaattaccgcccctcaaatagaggtgcCTGAAACACCCCTAACGACGGCCGGGAACTCCctttgaaatttcagatttaaCTTCCCAAAATTACTCATAACAGAAATCTGAATAAAATCCGTCAATCCACCTTGCATATGTTTGCTTAATAACTGTTGAAGATATATGCATGTAAATATTGTACGACAATTACTATTCTTCTAACACTGAAACAAAATCAATCAATATTGAAACCAACAAATCAcagatgaaaattaaatttctaaaatttggATTCATCTACTTTCTATCTATATTACTGTTACTATTTTATGTCTGGTTGAATGAACTCTTTTGGATTGTTGTATATTATGAATTCTATTATTCTGTGATTGCTTTTTGATCCTTTGTTCTCGAAAACGATGACTACTATTTGGgaacaatgtctgtaattttctacTTTTGAgctgggaatggtctcaaatgataaaGTTTGACCCACAAATAtcctgacttcacatcagtgctttttTGAAATCTCTGTTTTGATTGAAGGCAATGAGAATTGTCTAAATGACAGACTTAACAATTTTTCGTTTCTTATATGTGCATTCAAAAGTGAGAAAAGCACTAAGCTGAAGCCAGAAGCTTTTGAGAACAAGTTCAAAAtcgaattcatatattttttttcaaaattaccgTTATTCTAAAATTCAATAGTAGATTTCTAATCTATCGctgttttttcaatgaaaaatgtttgaaattatataaaattttatcaCGTTTCCATAGAGTGTATGCCACATTTGCAGTTATATATAATTTGACCTTTCTGGTCGAAACAATTTGCATGTTTACCAACCATTTCGCACGAGCTTGCTCTAAATAGTTGGATTTGTCATTCACGTGACATCCCGTTTAATAGCGACAGCCAATATTTAATCGTGTATACAAGGTGTACCATTATTGTGAGCCAAAATTTTTAGGACATGAAGAAATAGTTGTGGTAGTTTATAAGAAGAGATTTATTTCTAAAATGCATCCTTTGAATGTTATTACAGATTACAGGGTAACTTACAAAGTTATCAGAATGGTCTAATACtgcatttttatgatttttatctAGTTTATTCATCCAAAATCCCAAAGTTCAGCCTTCCTAACAGTTATTCAAAATTgcttcaattaaatatgcaatatTAAGACAGGTGGGAAAATCTgaactgttgggacaagttagtgaagtgaagaatcgaaaccgtgtgcatcgctcaagaacaactgagaattttCATGAGAAGGATATgttgctgcaaccgtagccaaaGCCGTGgtagccatttggctgatatcgctTTCCATCGTTATCGGATTACCTtcttctttacaatgaaataaactacCTCTGATTTCTCctaaaaaaaaggtgctgtgtCATCAAGACAATtcgtcgtgtcacaaatcaatgaaaacaatggcaaaattgcatgaattgggcttcaaataaattctgcatccaccgtattcgccagatctggcccccagcgactttttcctgttctcagacctgaaaagaatgctcgctgaaaataaattcagcgccaatgaagaagtaatcgccgaaactgaggcctattttgaagcgaaagacaaatcgcactacaaaaatggtatcgaaaagttggaagatcgctataatcgctgtatcgccctcgaaggcaactattttgaatgagaaaatcgaattttgccaaaaaaaaatgttttttactatggtagaccggggacttttcaattggccttaaaAAACACCTAGAAGGTGTTTTTAACTGTGAAACACCTTGTATGTATATATAGAACAATCCAGTTGAATTTCATTCAGAATGAGAAGGTTCAATAACCTTTTGCGTTACCTGAACGAATACTAATGGAACATAACAAAGTCCTATTGTCAATGAGCGAAAGCATCTTTTTGTTATTCCGTGGAAACCATTAGGTTCTTTATAACACTCTCTCAttatcaaaatagaatatttgaTCTACTGGTGGTccgtatttcatttttttttgagtggGTTACATTCATTTCGATTTGATTACAAACACTAAACCGTTTTTTTAATTTGCTCGtttctgaattttgaaacaTAAATTAGGAGTTTTGAAAGAGGTAGGTGGAATAGAACTATTAAATTTTTTCTGGGATCAATGACTGTTTTATGACTTGGTGATCTGTTTCGCTACACGTTTCTGTCAGCAATTACTTCCTTCGCAATTTTATTTGCAAATAAATTATCTATATGTATAGGGTGGCACACTGTCGATAGTACCCATACTTTCACGGAGAACGGAcggtacgattttattgaaaatttggtttcttggatGGAAACCTCTGCTCTGGCGATCTAAAATATACTAATCAatgaagaaactgcaacacccaaaaggagctgtttaaattttaattttttgttgttgttaaaatgcctagaggacgtgtacgcggaatttatagccagctaagtgaatttgaaagagttcgaattattggtctacgggaggcggggttgtcatttcgagaaattgctaaccgtacgaacagaaattcaactactgttatgggatgttgtcaagcgtggtttgataatgcccaaaatcgaaaaagagtaggcactggacgtcgaaggggcacaaatgaagttcaagatcgacttcTAAGACTTTTGGTCTTTAGATACCGATTTGCgataactcgatctttggctgatgagtggttagaagaacaaggccatcctgcaactgttcgaacggtttaccgccggataaggtcttttggactgcagaattatcgatcccatcttgtgttacctctgacggttgagcatcgccggcaacgattacagtggtgcagagaacgtcaacatttgACTGTGAAATggtatcaggtcgtcttttctgatgaatctcggtTCTCCTTGGATGCGCATTATGGCCGAAGAATggtaagacgacgtcggggagaaagacgtgaacttcagtttgatgttgagcgtcatgtacaccagacagtaggcgttaaggtatgaggtgctattgcacatgcaattaggtcacctttagtcttcattcAAGGTAACACAGCACTgggttaccttcaagaaatagtggagacatatattctcccttaccttaaccggctcgagaattcaatatttcagcaagataatgcccgacctcatattgccagagttagtttgttcgaagcgacccatgtgaatcttttgtcatggccgcccagataccccgatctttcgcccatagagcatgtttgggacatgatGGATACAAGGCTTTGAAATTTACCCTACCTCCACGGACTCTGAGActtgaagtacaggtagcttgggatagtatccctcaagaagaaatagaccatcttattgcatcagtgccgagacgtgttggggagtgtatagataatcgcggtggaccaacacattatcaacaaatttattaaaaaaaattgtaaaccattcgtttttttctccaaatttcaatcatttactccttgctatacgtTCGGCGGGTAGACCCAtgctcgccatgaaaagtgacacttctccttatgaaataatttacTATTTCAGGTGACAGTATTCCCGCAAAAGGAAAAATTCGAAACTCAGATTGTCGAACAATCTTGGCCAACATTCGACGAagatttcaaattcaagatacaGTCGTTTTCGAAATTTGGCGACTGCTTGAAAGGAAAATTCATATCATTTACGGCTTATGCTCTTCTCTATGGTGAACAGGAGAGACAGAAAGAAAGCAAATCCCTTATTGGTCGCTTCGTAGCCTTTGCAGGTGGTAAGCAGAAAAGAAATAGCAGAACCAGAAAGAGTTTTCGACATTCCTTAAGTAACAGAAGAACAATTGGAAGCGTAACGTACAATTTAGAGATGAAAAATTTCAGTGTTAGAATAAGCGACGATGTCAGCTCAACCCCAGAGATTTGGAGAGGTCTTAAGGAGATCTCAAGTGGAGTTGTAAATAATGCTGTGAGTATCTATTGTATGTATTATATCAGTCATTCACACCGGTGTCCCCTATGTTCAATCAAACGGGTACAATGAACGAACTTTGTTGAATAGGATCATgtcttatttttcaataaaaattatgacaATGTGTATTATTTTTCGACTCATTTTATATCATTTGTGTATAGTAGGTAATGCCATTTAATTTTGGGAAGATGATGCTTAAAACCATaagaataaacatagatagagggggtacgcaatttttacatgtcgccaacatggttagattacgttgtcggattgtgatatattttcaaatccacaattttactatatcgttatgaatgtatattatattgaatgaaatatatttatttgagagattcctgattaaatatgcaaatttgaatatttggaatctgatattttcccaattatcgaatttataataag includes:
- the LOC123678164 gene encoding uncharacterized protein LOC123678164, with amino-acid sequence MSLLRHFRGSKTKDEIYADVEPQVGFKLAFNNKTGEMMVIVLGAKQLPTSYGSNKTQGYLIKVTVFPQKEKFETQIVEQSWPTFDEDFKFKIQSFSKFGDCLKGKFISFTAYALLYGEQERQKESKSLIGRFVAFAGGKQKRNSRTRKSFRHSLSNRRTIGSVTYNLEMKNFSVRISDDVSSTPEIWRGLKEISSGVVNNARDSKKGCVEVTMLYTVSEVGNKDLIEVGVSKLRCNIQTMEEHERLGGKLYLKISAFEMDDVIQKMKSDKFDPTISLKLEKKSARLKVKVDEHSCTQLRILIKLMCTPLLGHKLELGRIEIDSRSDIWKDMIKSPMVPITKVINLD